In Musa acuminata AAA Group cultivar baxijiao chromosome BXJ3-9, Cavendish_Baxijiao_AAA, whole genome shotgun sequence, a single genomic region encodes these proteins:
- the LOC135648719 gene encoding translocase of chloroplast 101, chloroplastic-like — protein MASEASGEPFLAEAKGAPMRSEPDEDAGGDGAPRAAVEPEKESSDASPPASAAAGDTLTTTSSIPVAQDTPDDDPDEEAFQEALEDGDDDGVDGLSDAAKSSGSTDDVELMEGEEKGEPPSETQVFATVQDNSQHEIVEMVSSENPRTEETSHGEVLAAVVKESVENSTSQSTETKPIEDGAVVAGGVDGDEEVGLHDAREGSDEDLVEESGESAVPTIDAVEEERHGAEPDVVDEVKIGVALATVSDQNVYPACIPATEEMETVENPTLRIESNPVEDETSAAGNVDRNVEQAEPDDQGKDGSLVDNLGEPATPVVNVLLESKTAEDEFDTSEEGTGGGKANTDEFGSVLSNSSIQETVDETLTKKSDQAANESEANNDEPVPELVPEGENSISVQDRQSPSITAGESRNRVTERDEFGASGANEDGTARLPTSVTEPEPTPCEDLTDHVQDLDQEKAEDEDENLVSDGPPRVAILASSETAKQLINELEDGSSSVTPHSALDGSKDVDGQIILDSDEELMTDEEDGGNEMIDSDALVALLKAASSSTADGGISVTSQDANRIFLVDRPAGLGSSIPSLKPAPRPARSNLLSPSELAVAAEPDNQMTEEQKKLHEKVELIRVKFLRLVHRLGHSPEDTVVAQVLYRLSLAEGIRSGRQTSRAYSLESAKMKALLLEQDVNADLDFSCNILVLGKSGVGKSATINSIFGEEKSPTNAFKQETTSVKEIVGTVEGVKIRVLDTPGLRASGMDQASSRRILASIKKYTKRCPPDIVLYVDRMDTLTRDQNDLPLLRTITSTLGSSIWFNAIVALTHAASAPPDGPSGSPLSYEVFVAQRSHAVQQSIRLAAGDMRLMNPVALVENHPSCRRNREGQKVLPNGLSWRPQMLLLCYSSKILSEANSLLKLQDPSPGKLFGLRLRPPPLPFLLSSLLQSRAHPKLQSDQHGDNEDSDIDLDDLSDADQGEQEDEYDQLPPFKPLRKSQIAKLTKEQRRAYFDEYDYRVKLLQKKQWKEELRRLKEMKNRQKGFEDDFGHADMVEDFDQDNSPATIPVPLPDMVLPPSFDCDTPTYRYRFLEPTSQFLARPVLDTHGWDHDCGYDGVSLEESLAVAGRFPAVLSAQVTKDKKEFSIHLDSSVSAKHGENGSTLAGFDVQAVGKQLAYILRGETKSKILKKNRTTGGISVTFLGETIATGLKFEDQLSIGKQVNLVASTGAVRAQGYTAYGANLEVRLRDKDYPISQALATLGLSLMSWHGDLALGANLQSQFSIGRNSKMAVRVGLNNKRTGQITVRTSTSEQLQLALVGIIPIAISIFRSMKPDVSLG, from the exons ATGGCGTCCGAGGCGAGCGGCGAGCCATTCTTGGCCGAAGCAAAGGGAGCCCCGATGAGGAGCGAGCCCGACGAAGACGCAGGAGGGGACGGGGCTCCCCGTGCCGCCGTGGAACCGGAAAAGGAGAGCAGCGATGCCTCGCCCCCCGCCTCGGCCGCGGCCGGAGACACCTTGACGACCACCTCCTCGATTCCTGTAGCACAGGACACTCCGGACGACGACCCCGACGAGGAGGCGTTCCAGGAGGCGCTGGAAGATGGGGACGACGATGGCGTTGATGGGTTGTCAGATGCCGCCAAATCTTCAGGCTCGACGGATGATGTTGAACTCATGGAAGGAGAGGAAAAAGGTGAGCCCCCGTCGGAGACTCAGGTTTTTGCCACCGTCCAAGACAACTCCCAACATGAGATCGTGGAAATGGTGTCAAGTGAAAACCCTAGGACAGAGGAGACTTCACATGGTGAGGTTTTGGCGGCTGTGGTGAAAGAGTCGGTGGAGAATTCCACTTCGCAAAGCACCGAAACGAAGCCAATCGAGGATGGTGCTGTCGTGGCTGGAGGTGTGGATGGCGACGAGGAGGTCGGACTCCACGATGCCCGAGAGGGGAGTGATGAGGACTTGGTCGAGGAATCGGGAGAGTCTGCTGTCCCTACTATTGATGCTGTTGAGGAAGAGAGACATGGAGCCGAACCTGATGTTGTGGATGAGGTGAAAATTGGTGTTGCTTTAGCCACAGTTTCCGATCAAAATGTCTACCCTGCTTGTATACCTGCCACAGAGGAGATGGAGACAGTAGAGAATCCCACTTTGCGCATCGAATCAAACCCAGTCGAGGATGAGACTTCTGCAGCTGGAAATGTGGATAGGAATGTGGAACAAGCAGAGCCTGATGATCAGGGAAAAGATGGAAGCTTGGTTGATAATTTGGGAGAACCTGCTACGCCTGTTGTCAATGTGTTACTGGAGTCAAAGACAGCAGAAGACGAGTTTGATACTTCTGAAGAAGGGACAGGCGGAGGCAAAGCTAATACGGACGAGTTTGGATCTGTGTTAAGTAATTCTTCTATCCAGGAGACAGTGGATGAGACGCTAACAAAAAAATCAGATCAAGCTGCAAATGAATCTGAGGCAAACAATGATGAGCCTGTGCCTGAGTTGGTTCCAGAAGGGGAAAATTCAATATCAGTTCAAGATAGGCAATCTCCATCTATCACTGCTGGGGAATCAAGAAACAGGGTGACCGAAAGAGATGAGTTTGGGGCTTCTGGTGCCAATGAAGATGGAACTGCTCGATTACCAACTTCAGTGACAGAACCAGAACCAACACCGTGTGAAGATTTGACCGATCATGTGCAAGACCTTGACCAGGAGAAGGCAGAGGATGAAGACGAAAACTTAGTTTCTGATGGACCACCTAGGGTGGCAATATTGGCGAGCTCAGAAACTGCAAAACAGCTGATAAATGAATTAGAAGATGGCTCTTCTAGTGTCACCCCTCATTCAGCATTAGATGGCTCAAAGGATGTAGATGGCCAGATTATTTTGGATTCAGATGAAGAGTTAATGACTGACGAGGAGGACGGAGGAAATGAAATGATTGATTCTGACGCATTGGTTGCACTTCTGAAAGCGGCAAGCAGTTCCACTGCTGATGGAGGTATCAGTGTCACTTCTCAAGATGCTAATAGAATCTTCTTGGTCGACCGTCCAGCTGGTTTGGGGTCCTCAATTCCATCTCTGAAACCTGCTCCTCGTCCTGCAAGATCAAACCTTCTTAGTCCTTCTGAACTGGCTGTAGCAGCAGAGCCTGATAATCAGATGACTGAGGAACAAAAAAAGTTGCATGAGAAAGTTGAGCTTATTAGGGTGAAGTTTCTGCGTCTTGTTCATAGGTTGGGCCATTCACCTGAAGACACGGTGGTAGCCCAGGTGCTATATCGTCTGAGTCTTGCTGAAGGTATTCGTAGTGGAAGGCAAACCAGCAGGGCTTATAGTCTTGAGAGTGCAAAAATGAAGGCTTTGCTGCTAGAACAGGATGTTAATGCAGATTTGGATTTTTCCTGTAACATTCTAGTCCTTGGAAAGAGCGGAGTGGGCAAGAGTGCAACTATAAATTCTATATTTGGTGAAGAGAAGTCTCCAACCAATGCATTCAAACAAGAAACAACTTCTGTCAAAGAGATTGTAGGAACTGTTGAGGGGGTTAAGATTCGGGTTTTAGATACTCCAGGTCTTAGAGCTTCAGGAATGGACCAAGCATCAAGTAGGAGAATCTTGGCATCTATAAAGAAATACACGAAGAGATGCCCTCCAGACATTGTTTTGTATGTGGACCGAATGGACACACTGACCCGAGATCAGAATGATTTGCCTCTGCTAAGAACAATTACAAGCACTTTGGGTTCATCCATATGGTTCAACGCCATTGTTGCTCTCACACATGCTGCATCTGCTCCTCCGGATGGACCAAGTGGTTCCCCTTTGAGCTATGAGGTGTTTGTGGCTCAAAGGTCTCATGCTGTTCAGCAGTCCATAAGGCTAGCAGCTGGAGACATGCGTCTGATGAATCCAGTGGCTCTTGTTGAGAACCATCCATCTTGTAGAAGGAACAGAGAGGGACAAAAAGTGCTCCCTAATGGTCTATCATGGAGGCCACAGATGCTGCTGCTCTGTTACTCTTCAAAGATATTATCTGAAGCTAATTCACTTCTAAAGCTTCAAGATCCATCTCCTGGAAAACTGTTTGGTCTCCGTTTACGTCCCCCACCGCTTCCCTTCCTGCTTTCTTCTCTGTTGCAGTCCAGAGCACACCCAAAACTTCAATCCGATCAACATGGTGACAATGAAGATTCTGATATTGACCTAGATGACTTATCAGATGCTGATCAAGGGGAACAAGAAGATGAGTATGATCAGCTTCCACCATTTAAGCCCCTGAGGAAGTCTCAAATTGCCAAGCTGACCAAGGAGCAAAGAAGAGCATATTTTGATGAGTATGATTACCGAGTTAAGCTTCTTCAAAAAAAACAGTGGAAGGAGGAGCTCAGACGATTGAAAGAGATGAAGAATAGACAGAAAGGGTTTGAGGATGATTTTGGGCATGCTGATATGGTTGAAGATTTTGATCAGGATAATTCCCCTGCAACCATACCTGTCCCTTTGCCTGATATGGTATTGCCACCTTCTTTTGACTGTGATACCCCAACGTATCGATACCGTTTTCTAGAGCCAACCTCACAGTTTCTTGCTAGGCCAGTACTGGATACGCATGGTTGGGATCATGATTGTGGTTATGATGGGGTAAGCCTTGAAGAGAGCCTTGCTGTTGCTGGCCGATTTCCTGCTGTCTTATCAGCTCAAGTGACTAAGGACAAAAAGGAATTCAGCATCCATTTAGATTCCTCTGTCTCGGCCAAGCATGGGGAAAATGGTTCTACTCTCGCTGGCTTTGATGTCCAGGCTGTTGGAAAGCAACTTGCTTACATTCTGCGGGGTGAGACCAAGTCCAAGATATTGAAAAAGAACAGGACTACTGGAGGGATCTCCGTAACTTTCTTGGGGGAAACCATAGCTACTGGATTAAAGTTTGAAGACCAACTTTCTATTGGGAAGCAAGTGAATCTTGTTGCAAGCACTGGTGCTGTTCGAGCACAAGGTTATACTGCATATGGAGCCAATTTGGAGGTGCGACTCCGAGATAAGGATTATCCCATAAGCCAAGCCCTTGCCACCTTGGGGTTATCTTTGATGAGTTGGCATGGTGACTTGGCTTTGGGTGCAAACCTGCAGTCTCAATTCTCCATTGGGAGGAATTCAAAGATGGCAGTTCGCGTTGGGCTGAACAACAAGCGGACTGGGCAGATCACTGTCAGGACGAGCACCTCTGAACAACTTCAACTTGCACTCGTGGGTATCATTCCCATTGCAATCTCTATCTTCCGGAGCATGAAGCCCG ATGTCAGTCTGGGCTAG
- the LOC135581238 gene encoding gamma-tubulin complex component 4-like isoform X3: MLHELLLALLGFTGDFVIDEREQAETLGLGAADNPLHQFPDEPTFRLAPDLSFLHPSERNVIQRLISLGFYYRELDHFATISRNLSFIQSTKDFSLPHSPELLKGKPRKGSVYRRAIANGIVEILSVYRAAVLQVEQNLLSDPLPILATVTQGLNKFEVLLPPLYELIVEIEREDIRGGQLLNLLHKRCHCGVPELQACIQRLLWHGHQVMYNQLTYWMVYGILQDQHGEFFIQRQDRKTEGHELSHLDDITNLMQKSTDDGALTDWHLGFHISLEMLPEYINMRVAESILFAGKAVKVLRNPTSSFRLQESSVRQSVLKGSCRVQGFLGTFGLEREIPQSTNLIAEDLLPQSEADKIDAMLKELKQSSEFQKRLFESAISSIRTIAANHLWQLVVVRADLNGHLKALKDYFLLAKGDFFQCFLEESRQLMRLPPRQSTAEADLMVPFQLAALKTVSDEDKYFPRVSLRMPSFGINMTATQVDFPKLKSNADGNLVPLQGRTLAESSLDGWDGVALEYSVDWPLQLFFTQEVISKYRKVFQYLIRLKRTQMELEKSWAAVMHQDHIDFANNRRDCKNNSIPQHRRRRSLPMWRVREHMTFLIRNLQFYIQFIAGRCDRVSVECSTSSSARFS; this comes from the exons ATGCTTCACGAGCTCCTCCTCGCGCTCCTTGGTTTCACGGGCGACTTCGTGATCGACGAGAGGGAGCAGGCCGAGACCCTAGGTTTGGGCGCCGCAGACAATCCGCTCCACCAGTTCCCGGACGAGCCCACCTTTAGACTCGCCCCCGATCTGTCCTTTCTCCACCCCTCCGAAAG GAATGTTATCCAGAGACTCATATCATTGGGTTTCTACTATAGGGAACTTGATCATTTTGCAACCATATCTCGGAATTTAAGTTTCATACAGTCAACAAAAGATTTCTCTCTGCCTCACAGTCCTGAACTTCTGAAAGGGAAACCGAGGAAAGGAAGCGTCTATCGAAGGGCCATTGCAAATGGCATTGTGGAGATTTTGTCAGTTTATAGAGCTGCTGTTCTTCAGGTTGAGCAGAATTTGCTGTCTGATCCTTTGCCAATTTTGGCAACTGTAACCCAAGGCCTCAACAAG TTCGAGGTCCTCTTACCTCCTCTATATGAGCTTATTGTGGAAATTGAACGTGAAGATATTCGAGGAGGACAACTTCTTAATCTTTTGCACAAACGTTGCCATTGTGGTGTTCCTGAATTGCAAGCATGCATTCAAAG GCTCCTTTGGCATGGTCACCAGGTTATGTACAACCAACTCACATACTGGATGGTATATGGTATCCTTCAAGATCAGCATGGAGAGTTTTTCATCCAGAg ACAAGATCGGAAGACTGAGGGCCATGAGTTATCTCATCTTGATGACATCACAAATTTGATGCAGAAATCAACTGATGATGGAGCTTTAACTGATTGGCATTTGGGGTTTCATATATCTTTG GAAATGCTACCAGAGTATATAAATATGCGTGTTGCTGAATCAATTCTTTTTGCTGGTAAAGCAGTTAAGGTTCTTCGAAATCCTACTTCTAGTTTTAGACTACAGGAATCCTCTGTGCGCCAATCAGTGTTAAAAGGATCTTGTAGAGTTCAAGGTTTTCTAGGAACTTTTGGTCTCGAAAGAGAAATACCTCAGAGTACCAATTTGATTGCTGAAGACTTACTTCCACAATCCGAGGCTGATAAAATTGATGCAATGCTTAAAGAATTAAAG CAATCATCTGAATTTCAGAAAAGGTTGTTCGAATCTGCTATTAGCTCAATTCGCACTATTGCAGCTAATCATCTTTGGCAG CTTGTGGTTGTACGAGCCGATCTAAATGGCCACCTGAAAGCCCTAAAGGATTATTTTTTGTTAGCGAAAGGTGATTTCTTCCAG TGTTTTCTTGAGGAGAGCCGTCAATTGATGCGTCTACCTCCTCGTCAGTCAACTGCTGAAGCAGATTTGATGGTCCCATTTCAGTTG GCTGCATTAAAGACTGTAAGTGACGAAGATAAGTACTTTCCAAGAGTATCATTAAG AATGCCTTCATTTGGAATTAACATGACTGCCACTCAAGTGGATTTTCCAAAGCTGAAGAGCAATGCTGATGGAAACTTGGTACCTTTGCAAGGGAGGACTTTAGCTGAGTCATCACTAGATGGTTGGGATGGCGTTGCTCTTGAATATTCTGTTGATTGGCCATTGCAGCTATTTTTCACTCAAGAGGTGATATCTAA GTATCGCAAGGTTTTCCAGTATTTGATCAGACTCAAGAGAACACAGATGGAATTAGAGAAATCATGGGCTGCAGTAATGCATCAAGATCACATTGACTTTGCTAATAATCGAAGGGACTGCAAGAATAACTCAATACCTCAACATCGTCGTCGACGCTCCTTGCCCATGTGGCGAGTTAGGGAGCATATGACTTTCTTGATTAGAAATCTGCAGTTCTATATCCAG